Genomic window (Microbacterium oxydans):
TCGACGTCGACGGAGGCCCCGAGCCGTCGGAGCTCCCGCGCCAGGGCGAGAGTGAGGGGGTCGGCCAGATCCTCCAGCCGCGCGTCCCGGCTGCGGGCGGCGAGGCCCCCGAGGATGGACATCAGCGTGGCGGCCCCGTGCTCGAGGCGGCCGTCGTCGAAGGAGGAGGGACGGATCGAGGAGACCAGGACCATCGAGCGACGCGCGCGCGTCATGCCGACCGTGAGGAGCCGCTCGCCGTCGGGCGTGGACAGATCCCCAAAGTCGCTCAGCACCCGACCATGCTTGGTGAGGCCGAACCCGAGCGAGAAGATGACACGGTCACGGCTCTCGGCGACCGACTCCTCGAGCGTGAGGACCGCGAACGGCTCGGCGGTGTCGCGCCCGACGAAGTCCGCGACATCGGAGCGGCCGGCGAACGCGGATGTGACCGCGGCACGGACGCGCTCGGCGTGCCGGGCGCTGGCGGTCACGACCATGAGCGACTCGGCCGGACGGTGCACGGCGTGCTCCACGACCAGGGTGACCACGCGGGCGACCTCGGCGTCCGGGCTCTCGACCGCGCCGGAGATCGGGTCCGGAGTGCCGGTGCCGCCCTCGACGTAGTCGACCGTGAGGCTGCCGCGACCGAGGTACGAGCCCGCCCAGGGCAGGGACACGATCTCGCCGCCGTAGAAGGCGTCGTTGATGAGCTCGGCGAGATCCTCCCCGCCGGCGCGATAGCTGCGGGTCAGGGTCATCACGGGCAGGAGCTCGGACAGGCGCTCGAAGACGGAGACGTCGTCGAAGGGCACCTCGGCCTCCCACGACTCCTCCGGATCGACGGCGATGTGGAACGGCGTCGGACGCTGGGTGACCGGATCGCCGAACGCCACGATCTGGCGTGCACGGCGGATCGCCGGCGCGGCCTCGGCGAGGTTGATCGCGGCGGCGTCGACCAGGAGGACGGTGTCGAACTCGACCGACTCGGGGATCTCCGGCACCAGGTACGGGGACGAGATCCAGACCGGAGCCAGCACGTCGACGAGCGTGGGCGCCGCACTGACCACCTGCGCGGTGGTCGCCGCGGACTGGGTCAGCGCACGACGGAGATGCTGCGACTGCTGAGGCTCGTCGACGATCGCGATGCGCCACTGGTTGGCGAGCTGCCAGGCCAGCAGCGGGCCGGCCATCGCGGCGTGCGCCTCGTCGACCAGCCGGAAGTCGCGCTCGAGGCGATCCACGACGGCCGTGTTGGCGCCGAGGAGCGCGCGGTTGTCCTGCAGCGCGCGCTCGAGGAACGACTGCCACCAGGCGAACTCGAGCTCCTCCCCCACCTGCGACTCGGAGACGTGGCGCACCGAGAGCTCCGCCAGCAGCGGCTCCAGCCCCAGCAGGGCGAGTCGGTCGCGCAGCTGTGCGCGCTCGACGAGGTTCTCGAAGACGTCGGACTTCGCGGCGAGTCCGGCCAGCGTGCGCACCAGGCGCGCCACCGGGAGGGATGCCAGGGGCTCACGGCGTCCCAGCGCGGCGTCGAGCTCGGCGAGCTCGGCCTCGACACGCTGCCAGGCCACGTACACGTCGGCGAGACCCAGCGGGATCTCCGGCGCGACGCCGGCCTCGACGAACCGCTGCCACTGGGTGCGCTGGGTCTGGATCCGCAGCAGCGCCTCGTGCATCTCGGTCACGTGCACGCCCGGACGCACGTACTCCTTCGCCAGGCGACGCAGACGCCGACGGTTCGCGCCCGAGAGCCCCGGGGCGTCGCGACGCGAGCCGTGCGCCTGGATGAGTTCCCCGAGGGGGCGCTCGAACACCGTGGGGCTGAACCGATCGAGGGAGTCGCGGATGCCCTGCAGCAGACGCAGGTACTCGCCGAGCTCGTCGATGGTCGCGAACGGCCGCATGTGCGTCTGCGCGATCAGCTCGTAGCCGCGCTCGAGGAGAGCGGGAACGCTGTCCCCGTGCAGTCGACCGGCCAGCTCGTGTGCTGCGCGGGCCGCCTCGGTGCTGGAGAAGGTCACCCCGTACCAGGGCGAGTCGTTCGGGCCGAAGCGGAACTCGCCGAGGCGGGCCGCCTGCGCGAGGGCCGCCGCGGCGTCGGAGCGGTCGGCGGCGAGGCGACGCAGCGCCTCGACCCCGAGTCGTGCGGTCGTGGAAGGGGGCACCGGAAGCGATGCGAGCCGGGTGAGCTGACGGGTCGCGTCGAGGACCGAGGCGTCCATGCCGGCCGCCGGGGCGATGAGCGCCTGCCGATAGTCGCGCAGGACGGTGCGCAGGCGCACGAGCGCGTCGTCCACGTCGCTGACCTTGGGCGCCGTGGCCTTCTCGTTGCGGCCGATCGCCCGGACCAGGTCGCGGCGCACACTCGCGGGTGAGATCGCGAGGCTGTCGAGGCCGATGCCCGCGAGCCGGTGTCGCACGCCGTCCAGCGTCGAGCGGCGCGCGGAGACCACGAGCACCCGCTTGCCACCGCGCACCAGTTCGCCGAGCGCGTTGATCACGGTCTGCGTCCCGCCGGTGCCGGGGAGCGTGGAGACGGTGAGGGAGTGCCCTGCGGCGATGCGCGCGAGCACGGCTTCCTGCTCGGCATCGGCGTCGAGGAGGAGGTTGTCGGATGCCGGGGCGCGGTCGTCGGGCCCGGTGTGGTGCGGCGTGGCACGAGGAGCGGTCACCCGCTCGCGGTCTCCCACGTGTCCGCCCAGCGCATTGAGGACCACGTGGTCGAGGGTCCCCGCATCGCGGGACATCGCCCCGGACACGTCGGCGAAGGTGGACACGACCAGTCGCGGCTCGACCGAGAACGTGTCGATCGAGCGCGTCATCGCCCGCAGGCTGTCGATCACGGGCTGCGGCTTGAAGATGCCGCCGTCGTAGGCGAGAGCGGCGAGCGCCGCGGCATCGATCGTGAGTCCGAAGTGCTCCCGTGCGATCCGGACGAGTTCGGGATTCACCTCGAAGGCACCCTGGAGCTTGAGCTCGAAGTCGGAGTGGTGACGACGGATCGCGAGCGGACGCAGCAGCACCGGCGCGGCGAACCCCGCTCCCCCGATACGCCACCGCGCGACGCCGACGGCGAGGTGGACGGCCTCGATCCCGCGGACCGTGCGGAGCTCGGTGTTCTTGGCGGTGATCCGCTCGGCGGCGAGTCGCGCCGTGCGCAGCCCCACCTCGTCACGGAAGAGGTTCGACAGGAGAGTCGACTTCCCGGTGATGAACTGCGGGAGGCTGCCGGGATGCGCCTTGGAGATGTCGATGCCCGACTCCGGGCTGTCGCGGAAGCTGACCAGGGGCGACGGACCACCGAGATCGGCGGCCTCGGCCCTCAATCTGGTGCGCTCCGCCTCGGCTGCGTGCGCGATCTCGAAGCCCGTCGTGGTCTCGTGCAGATCGCCGATCGACACAGCAGCGTCCACCGCTGTGTCATCCGCCGTCTTGTCTTCACGTCGCCACACAATGACACCCTAGGCGCGTGACCGCGCGAGGCGGGGTATCCCGGGCGGGTTTCCGCCGAATTTCCGCCGTTCGACGGGAGATTCGCACTCCTCCTCCCACGCATGCGGCCGCTCCACGTTCTCCACGAAGCGCAGGATGCGCGGACGCCGGTGTCCTCGCGGACGGTCAGGATGGTGGCATGACCTTCCGCTACGACTTCGCGCCGACGCCGTTCGGCGATGCCCTCGCGGTGTTCTCCGACGAGGGCATCGTGCGATTCGACCTCTCCGAGTCCGAGGACCCGTCAGTCCCCTGGCTCCTCGAGGGCGTCTCCCGGCAGCTTCATGCCGTGCCGGAGCCCGACCCGGGCGCCGCCGATGAGCTCGCGCACCTGCTGGCCGACTACTTCGACGGCCGGCCCGTCCGGTTCGAGGAGCACCTCCGTCTCGACTGGCGGCTCGTGGAGGGCTTCCCGCTGACGGCACTGCAGACCATCTGCAGCATCGAGTGGGGCCAGACCATGAGCTACGGGGAGGTCGCCGTGGTCGCGGGGCATCCCGGTGCGGCGCGCGCGGTCGGCACGGCCTGCCGCCTGACGCCGTTCTCGATCATCGTGCCCGTGCATCGGGTGGTCCGGTCCGACGGCACCCCGGGGCACTACGGCGCGCACCCGGAACGCAAGAGGTTCCTTCTCGATCTCGAGGCCGGCTGACCAGCCCCGACGCACGACGTGGACCCGGCGAGTAGGCCGCCGGGTCCACGCCTCGGGCTGATGATCGGTGCCGATATCCGTCAGTGTTCGACGGCCTTCTCCGCGCCGAAGCCGGTCAGCGAGCGCACCTCCATCTCCGCGGCGAGTTCCGGAGACTCCTTCCGGGTGCTCGTGATCGTTCCCAGCCAGCCGAGCAGGAAGCCGAGCGGGATGGAGACGATGCCGGGGTTGTTCATCGGCCACACGGCGATGTCGATCCCGGGGATCATCGACGTCGGTGTTCCCGAGAACACGGGCGAGAGCACGATGAGCAGGATCGCCGAACCGAGACCGCCGTACATGCTCCACACGGCGCCGCGCGTGGTGAACCGGCGCCAGAAGAGCGAGTACAGGATCGTCGGCAGGTTCGCCGAGGCCGCGACGGCGAAGGCCAGCGCGACCAGGAAGGCGATGTTCTGACCCTGTGCGCCGATGCCACCGAGGATCGCCAGGATGCCGATCACGATCACGGTGCGACGCGCGACCCGCACCTCGCCGTTGGGGTCGGCCTCGACCGGGTTGCCCGCCGCGTCCTTGCGCCCCTTCTGGATGACGTTCGCGTAGATGTCATGGGCGAACGAGGCCGCGGCGGTGATGGTCAGCCCGGCGACCACGGCGAGGATCGTCGCGAACGCGACCGCCGAGATGAAGCCGAGAAGCACCGGGCCGCCGAGCCGGAGTGCCAGGAGCGGCGCCGCGGAGTTGACGCCACCGGGCGCGGCCGCGATGACGTCTGCTCCGACCAGCGCGCCGGCCCCGTAGCCGAGGACCAGCGTCAGCAGGTAGAAGCCGCCGATCAGCCAGATCGCCCACACCACCGAGCGACGAGCCTCCTTGGCGGTCGGCACGGTGTAGAAGCGCATCAGCACGTGCGGGAGGCCCGCGGTGCCGAGGACGAGCGCCATGCCGAGCGACAGGAAGTCCCAGGGGTTCGCGCCGTACTGCAGTCCCGGGGCGAGGATCGCGTCGCCCTTGTCGGAGTTCGCGACCGCGGCCTCGAGCACCGTGTTCAGACTGAAGCCGTTGATGGCGAGCACCCAGATGGTCATGCCGACCGCTCCGCCGATCAGGAGGAACGCCTTCACGATCTGCACCCAGGTCGTCCCCTTCATGCCGCCGATCAGCACATACACGATCATCAGCACGCCGACGACGGCGATCACGATCGACTGCCCGACCCGACCGTCGATGCCGAGCAGCAGGGACACGAGCCCGCCGGCGCCGGCCATCTGGGCCAGGAGGTAGAAGAAGCACACCGCCAGGGTCGTGATCGCGGCCGCCATGCGCACCGGACGCTGCTGGAGACGGAACGACAGCACGTCCGCCATCGTGAACTTGCCGGTGTTGCGCATCAGCTCCGCGACGAGCAGCAGCGCCACGAGCCAGGCCACGAGGAAGCCGATCGAGTAGAGGAACCCGTCATACCCGTTGATCGCGATCGCGCCGCAGATGCCGAGGAACGACGCCGCGGAGAGGTAGTCGCCCGCGATCGCGAAGCCGTTCTGCGGTCCCGTGAACGAGCGTCCGGCGGCGTAGTAGTCCGCCGCGGTCTTGTTGTTCCGACTGGCCCGGATCACGATGAACAGCGTCACCGCAACGAAGGCCAGGAAGATCGAGATGTTGAAGACGGGGTTGATCTCCAAGGTGACGTCCGTCGCCGTGCGGATGCCGTTCATGCCTGGGCCTGCGCCTTCTCGAGGTCTTCACGGATCTCGGTCGCCAACGGGTCGAGCTTGCGATTCGCGAAGGAGACGTACGCCATAGTGATGCCGAACGTCGTGACGAACTGTCCGAGACCGAGGAGCAGTCCGACGGTGATATCCCCCCACACGCGCTGCGCCATGAATTCCGTCGCGAATGCGGCGAGGAGCACATAGACGAAATACCACACGAGGAAGAAAGCGGCGAGCGGGAAGATGAACGATCTCTGCGTCCGTTTCAACCGGAGGAATGTCGGGGACTGCTCGACGGCGATGTAGTCGATCGCGCCGTTCGGTTCTGCGTGCGTCTGGTCGCTCATGGGGCCTCCTTGCCACATGTCCGGTCCTCGCACGAGGACACCGTGCGAGTGGTAGGGTCGACGCTACGAAACGGGGAACGACGTCGTCACCCCCGGAAGTAGGTACTCGTGAGCTCACCGCTCTCCCTCGAACCAGAGGCGGAACTCGTCGCCAACGCGGTGCGCGAGCTCGCCAGGCGTACACGCTTCCCGGTCGCGTTCGGCGGCCTGATCGAAGAGGGCGTGGTCAGCGTCACGAGCATCGTCGGCGCACGCACCCGATCGCTGGACGGACTGCGCGTACGCCCCGAGCGCGGCCTCGGCGGGCGGGCGATGATGGAGCTGCGTCCGCGGATGACGAGCGACTACGGCTCCTCCCAGCAGATCACCCACGACTACGACGTGTTCGTGCTCGGCGAGGGACTGCGCACCCTCCTCGCCCTCCCCATCATCGTGCAGGGACGATCCCGCGGAGTCCTCTACGCCGGCGGATGGGACGAGGAGCAGGTGGGCGGCGTGACCACGGCGCCCGCCATGCAGGTGGCGCAGTCGGTCGCGGACGAGCTGCGCATCCGTGACGAGGTGCAGCGACGCCTGCAGACGAGCGTCGCCGGGAGCGAGGTCGTCGCACCCCCGCAGCGCGAGGAGCTCCGCGAGAGCTTCGCCGAGCTGCGGAGCATCGCCGCCTCGGTCGACGACGCCGACATCCGCGCCCGGATCGCGCAGGTCGAGCGACGCCTCGTGGCGCTCGCGGGGGAGGCGGCACCGGTCACCACGGGAACGGTGCCGACGATCCACCTGTCCCCCCGCGAGACCGACGTGCTCGCGTGCGCCGCGCTGGGCTCGACGAATGCGGAGATCGCCTCGCAGCTGGGACTGCGCGAGGGCACGGTCAAGGCCTATCTCGGCACCGCGATGTCGAAACTCGACGCCTCCACCCGCCATGCCGCGGTGACCCGAGCACGACGCGCGGGGCTCCTCCCCTGACGACCGAGGAAATGAATTGTGACAATGCACAATTCTCGCCTTGTTGCATTTCTTCTCGGGAGGTAAAGTCGCACGCATGGCGAGACGAATTGTGCATCAGCTGGTCGACGACATCGATGGCAGTGTCCTGGAGGTCGGCGACGGCGAGACAGTGCATTTCTCTCTCAATGGCGCTTCCTACGAGATCGACCTGAACGCGGACCACGCCGAGGAATTGCGAAAGGCGCTGGAGCCCTATATCGCCGCCGGACGGCGTGCCGGTTCCTCCAGCACCCCGCGCACCTCCGCGCCCCGTAAGCGGCAGGCACGCAACCCGGAGGTCGCGGCCATCCGGGCGTGGGCGAACGACAACGGCTACACGCTCTCGGAGCGCGGGCGCATTCCCGCGCCCATCCTCGACGCGTACCACGCCGCTCACTGATCTCCGGCCGAGAGGCGGATCAGCGGAAGACTATTCGGTCGTCTCCTGCAGCCAGGATTCGTCGCGCAGAGTGATCTCATCGGTCATGTCCGCGAGGAATCGGATCACGACATCGCGCTCGGCGGGCGTCAGACGCGCCGCGGAATAGAAACGCTTGGCCTGCTGCCGGCCGACCGTCTCCATCGCCGCCCGCCGGGTCTCCGGAGTGATGGTGATGTGGAGCGCTCGGCGATCCGTCGGATGCGGTGCCCGCTTGATGTGCCCTCCGTGCTCCAGGCGGTCGAGGAGCTTGGTGGTCGCGGCCGTCGAGACACCGAGGTGATGCGCGATCCCACCCGGCGTGGCCACGAGATTCCTGTTCGCGCACACGATCAGATAGTGCAGCGCCCGCATGTCGGTCTCGTTGAGGCGCATGTAGCGACGCGACGCCTGTGAGAGCACCTGCTCGGCTTCACGGAGGCTCGCCAGCGACTCCATGAGCCGTGCGATCTGCTTCAGATCCTCGGGAGGAACGCCGGTCCGGTCGATCAGCGTGCTGCGCGGATCGCTGGCTTCCACGTCGTAGATCGCCGCGTGGCTCAGACCGTCGGGAGCCTCGTTCGCGCGGCTCACGGCGCCCGCCTGCGGCGACGGCGAATCCTGCGCGCCGATCCGCGGGGTGGTGCCGGGCTCCGTGTCCATGCGATCATGTTACACACCAACAGTTTCATGCTAAGTTGATTACTCACCAAGTTAGCTACATTCGAGAGGCTCAAGGTCAGGGAGATGCCATGGACGACGTGACCCTCCTCGCCGAAGACGGGACCGCCGTCGGCACGCTGCCGAAGAGCGAGGTCCACACCACCGACACTCCCCTGCATCTGGCCTTCTCCTGCTACGTCCTCGACACCGACGGACGCCTGCTGATGACCCGCCGCGCGCTGTCCAAGCGGACCTGGCCCGGGGTCTGGACGAACAGCTTCTGCGGACACCCGCGACCGGACGAGGCGATGACGGACGCGGTGCGTCGACACGGCCTCGCCGAGCTCGGTCTGGGCCTCTCCGACATCCGACTCGCCCTCCCGGACTACCGGTACCGCGCCGTCGACGCGAGCGGCATCGTCGAGAACGAGATCTGCCCGGTGCACGTCGCGGTCATCGAGGGCACGCCCTCCGCCAACCCGGCCGAGGTCGCGGAATGGACCTGGGTCGAGGCGCCCGCCGTGCTCGAAGCCGTCACACACGCTCCGTTCGCTTTCAGCCCCTGGCTCGTCGAGCAGCTGCCCCTGCTGCGCCGCCTCGGTGAGGTCTGACGCATGAGTGCGACGGCGACGGAGGAGACGCTCGGGACGCGGATCGAAGAGGCGCTGCGACACCGCCTCTCCGAGCGCCGCGCTGCGGCCGAGCAGTACGGCAGTGAATTCGTCGAGCTCTGGGAGACGGCGGCGGAGCACGTCCTGGGTGGCAAGCTCATCCGCCCTCGCCTGCTCATGGACCTGTTGCACGCGCTGACGCCCGCTCCGCTCTCGGAGGATGAGACGCATCGTGCAATCGATGTGGCCGCCCACGTCGAGCTGCTGCACTTCGCCTTCCTCCTGCACGACGACGTGATCGACGGAGACCTGATCCGACGTCGGCGACCGAACCTGATCGGCACGCTCGCGGCTGGGCGTCCGGAAGAGTCCGGCGAGCCCGCGCTGCATTGGGCGCGCTCGAGTGCGATCCTCCTCGGAGACCTCCTGCTGTCGTCCGCCGTGCTCGGGTTCGCGCGCGCCGACGTGGCACCGGAGGCCCGCGAGCGGCTGCTCTCCCTGCTGGAGCAGACGATCTTCGAGACGGTCGCCGGGGAGCACGCCGACGTGGCCCTGAGCGACGGGGTGATCGCCCCCGACCTGCGCACCATCCTGTCGACGAGCGCCTACAAGACGGCGACCTACTCCTTCGTCCTTCCCCTGCGCGCCGCGGCGGTGCTGGCCGGATCCTCGCCCTCCGCCGAAGAGGAGCTCACGGCGATCGGCCACCGGCTCGGTCTCGCGTATCAGCTGCAGGACGACCTGCTCTCGGTGTTCGGCGACCCGGAGGAGCACGGCAAGGACGCCTTCTCCGACCTGCGCGAGGGCAAGGAGACGGCGATCATCGCGTATGCGCGCCTGACGAGCCACTGGGACAGCATCGAGCTGCACTTCGGGCGGTCCGACCTCGATCTCGCCGACGGCGCCTATACCCGCGATCGTCTGCGCGAGTGCGGTGCGGAGGCATTCGTGCAGGGCCTCGTGCGCGAGCACCTCGACGCCGTGTCGAGCGCCCTCTCCCACGCGGAGTCCGCCGGCACGCTCTCGACCGCCGCCGGACGCACGGTTCGCGGCCTGGCCTCCCGCGTCGAGAGTCGACGCCGATGACCGCGAACCCCGCCCAGCCGGGCGACGACACCGCGCTGCGCCGCTTCAACCGCACCGCCGAGATCGCGACCACCGACGTCATCCGCACCTACTCGACGTCGTTCGGCCTCGCGACGCGCCTTCTCGGGCAGCGGCACCGTCAGCACGTCCGCAACATCTACGCCATGGTGCGCATCGCCGACGAGATCGTGGACGGGGTGGCGGCGGAGGCCGGACTCGACGCCACCGCGCAGTCGGCCGCCCTGGACTCGTACGTCGCCGAGACGCACCGCTCGATGCGCAGCGGATACAGCAGCGACCTGATCCTGCACGCCTTCGCCCGGACCGCCCGAGAGTGCGGGATCGGCGAGGACCTCACCCGGCCCTTCTTCGACTCCATGCGGGCCGACATCGCCCGGGACTCCGGATTCGCCGCATACGACGCGGACGCCCACGCGGCCTACGTCTACGGCTCCGCGGAGGTCGTGGGGCTAATGTGTCTGCAGGTGTTCCTGCGGGACGCCGACCGCACTCCCTCCGAGCTCGACACGCTGCACCGCGGGGCTCGTCAGCTCGGCGCCGCGTTCCAGAATGTGAACTTCCTGCGCGATCTCGCCGACGACACGGATCGACTGCGGCGCGGATACCTCGGTGGCACCGAGCGCCTGACCGACGCCGACCGCGACACCTGGGTCGACACGATCGACCGACAGCTCGCCGACGCCCGGGCCGCGATCCCCCTGCTGCCGAAGGACTCCCGGGCGGCCGTCCGCAGCGCCCTCGCGCTGTTCGCGGCGCTCACCCGACGCGTCGCGAAGACACCCGCCGACCAGCTGTACCAGCGCCGCGTGCGGGTCCCCGATCCGATCAAGGCCGTGCTCGCCGCTCGAGCGGTCCTGACCACGGCGATGGAACGCGACCGATGAGCCGGGTCGTGGTCATCGGCGCGGGTGTCGCCGGGCTCGCGACGGCCGGCCTGCTCGCGCGGGACGGGCACGAGGTGGTCGTCCTCGAGAAGAACGATCGCGTCGGCGGGCGCGCCGGGACGATCGAGCGCGAGGGGTTCCGCTTCGATTCCGGACCCTCGTGGTACCTCATGCCCGAGGTCTTCGACCACTTCTTCGCCATGATGGGCACCACCACCGAGGAGCAGCTCGACCTCCGTCTGCTCGACCCCGGCTACCGGGTCTTCCGCTCCCCCGGGTCTGCGGAAGCCGTGACCGTGCCCGCCGGTCGCGCCGCGGTCGGTCGACTGTTCGAGTCGCTGGAGCCCGGGTCTTCGCGGGCGCTCACCGCCTACCTCGACTCCGCGCACCATGCCGGAGCCATGGCGCAGAAGTACTTCCTCTACAACCCGTTCACCCGGATGCGGTCGCTGGCCGTCCCGGAGGTGCTGCGCGCGCTCCCCCGCCTGTTCACGCTGCTCGGCACGCGGCTGCAGTCGTTCGCCGCACGCCGCTTCCGCCACCCGGTCGTGCGTCAGATCCTCGGCTATCCGGCGGTGTTCCTCGGCACCGATCCGCGGAGCGCCCCCGCGATGTACCACCTGATGAGCGCTCTCGACCTCGATCAGGGCGTCAGCTATCCCCAGGGCGGCTTCTGGCGCGTGGTCGAGCGGATCGAAGCCCTCGCCCTCGAGGCGGGCGTCCGGATCGTGACCGGAGCGGATGTCACCGGCATCCGGACCCGGGACCACGACGGCGCCACGCATGCGACCGGCGTCGCCTGGGTCGATGCGTCGGGGGCCGCGCACGTCGAGGAGGCCGACATCGTGGTGTCCGCGGCGGATCTGCACCACACCGAGACCGCACTGCTGCCGCGCTCCCTGCAGACCTACCCGGAGTCGTGGTGGGCGCGCCGAACCAGTGGACCGGGCGGGGTGCTGGTGATGCTGGGCGTGCGCGGCGCCCTGCCCGAGCTGCCGCACCACTCGCTGTTCTTCACCGACGACTGGGACGCGAACTTCGACGCCATCTTCGGCCCCGATCCGTCCGTGCCCACCCCGGCATCGACCTACGTGTGCCGGCCGAGCGCCACGGATCCGGACGTCGCTCCCGCGGACCACGAGAACCTCTTCGTGCTGGTGCCCGTTCCCGCGGACGTCGACCTCGGCCACGGCGGATCCGACGGCGGAGGCTCGCCGGAGGTCGAACGCGCGGCCGATGCCGCGATCGACCAGATCGCCGCCTGGGCGGACGTCCCCGACCTCCGCGAGCGCATCGTCGTCCGCGAGACGAAGGGTCCGGCGGACTTCCGCGACGACTACCGCTCGTGGCGAGGCGGGATGCTGGGCCCCGCGCACATCCTGTCGCAGAGCGCCATGTTCCGGGCCCAGAACGCGTCCCGTCGCGTGCGCGGCCTCTTCTACGCGGGCGCGACGACGGCGCCGGGCGTGGGAGTGCCGATGTGCCTGATCAGTGCGGAGATCGTACTCAAGCGGATGCGCGGCGATCACTCACCCGGGCCGCTCGCCGTCCCCGAGCCGTCCGCCGTCGGGACGGAGCGTCCGTGATGGGCGCGGTGTACCTGCTCGCCCTGCTGATCTCGTTGGGGTGCATGCTGCTGCTGGACTGGCGGTTCCGCCTGTTCTTCTGGCGGGACGCGGTCTCGGCGTCGGTCGTGACGGC
Coding sequences:
- the idi gene encoding isopentenyl-diphosphate Delta-isomerase, encoding MDDVTLLAEDGTAVGTLPKSEVHTTDTPLHLAFSCYVLDTDGRLLMTRRALSKRTWPGVWTNSFCGHPRPDEAMTDAVRRHGLAELGLGLSDIRLALPDYRYRAVDASGIVENEICPVHVAVIEGTPSANPAEVAEWTWVEAPAVLEAVTHAPFAFSPWLVEQLPLLRRLGEV
- a CDS encoding LuxR C-terminal-related transcriptional regulator, encoding MSSPLSLEPEAELVANAVRELARRTRFPVAFGGLIEEGVVSVTSIVGARTRSLDGLRVRPERGLGGRAMMELRPRMTSDYGSSQQITHDYDVFVLGEGLRTLLALPIIVQGRSRGVLYAGGWDEEQVGGVTTAPAMQVAQSVADELRIRDEVQRRLQTSVAGSEVVAPPQREELRESFAELRSIAASVDDADIRARIAQVERRLVALAGEAAPVTTGTVPTIHLSPRETDVLACAALGSTNAEIASQLGLREGTVKAYLGTAMSKLDASTRHAAVTRARRAGLLP
- a CDS encoding cation acetate symporter, with protein sequence MNGIRTATDVTLEINPVFNISIFLAFVAVTLFIVIRASRNNKTAADYYAAGRSFTGPQNGFAIAGDYLSAASFLGICGAIAINGYDGFLYSIGFLVAWLVALLLVAELMRNTGKFTMADVLSFRLQQRPVRMAAAITTLAVCFFYLLAQMAGAGGLVSLLLGIDGRVGQSIVIAVVGVLMIVYVLIGGMKGTTWVQIVKAFLLIGGAVGMTIWVLAINGFSLNTVLEAAVANSDKGDAILAPGLQYGANPWDFLSLGMALVLGTAGLPHVLMRFYTVPTAKEARRSVVWAIWLIGGFYLLTLVLGYGAGALVGADVIAAAPGGVNSAAPLLALRLGGPVLLGFISAVAFATILAVVAGLTITAAASFAHDIYANVIQKGRKDAAGNPVEADPNGEVRVARRTVIVIGILAILGGIGAQGQNIAFLVALAFAVAASANLPTILYSLFWRRFTTRGAVWSMYGGLGSAILLIVLSPVFSGTPTSMIPGIDIAVWPMNNPGIVSIPLGFLLGWLGTITSTRKESPELAAEMEVRSLTGFGAEKAVEH
- a CDS encoding MarR family winged helix-turn-helix transcriptional regulator, with amino-acid sequence MDTEPGTTPRIGAQDSPSPQAGAVSRANEAPDGLSHAAIYDVEASDPRSTLIDRTGVPPEDLKQIARLMESLASLREAEQVLSQASRRYMRLNETDMRALHYLIVCANRNLVATPGGIAHHLGVSTAATTKLLDRLEHGGHIKRAPHPTDRRALHITITPETRRAAMETVGRQQAKRFYSAARLTPAERDVVIRFLADMTDEITLRDESWLQETTE
- a CDS encoding methylated-DNA--[protein]-cysteine S-methyltransferase, with the protein product MTFRYDFAPTPFGDALAVFSDEGIVRFDLSESEDPSVPWLLEGVSRQLHAVPEPDPGAADELAHLLADYFDGRPVRFEEHLRLDWRLVEGFPLTALQTICSIEWGQTMSYGEVAVVAGHPGAARAVGTACRLTPFSIIVPVHRVVRSDGTPGHYGAHPERKRFLLDLEAG
- a CDS encoding DUF485 domain-containing protein — its product is MSDQTHAEPNGAIDYIAVEQSPTFLRLKRTQRSFIFPLAAFFLVWYFVYVLLAAFATEFMAQRVWGDITVGLLLGLGQFVTTFGITMAYVSFANRKLDPLATEIREDLEKAQAQA
- a CDS encoding histone-like nucleoid-structuring protein Lsr2, whose product is MARRIVHQLVDDIDGSVLEVGDGETVHFSLNGASYEIDLNADHAEELRKALEPYIAAGRRAGSSSTPRTSAPRKRQARNPEVAAIRAWANDNGYTLSERGRIPAPILDAYHAAH
- a CDS encoding AAA family ATPase is translated as MDAAVSIGDLHETTTGFEIAHAAEAERTRLRAEAADLGGPSPLVSFRDSPESGIDISKAHPGSLPQFITGKSTLLSNLFRDEVGLRTARLAAERITAKNTELRTVRGIEAVHLAVGVARWRIGGAGFAAPVLLRPLAIRRHHSDFELKLQGAFEVNPELVRIAREHFGLTIDAAALAALAYDGGIFKPQPVIDSLRAMTRSIDTFSVEPRLVVSTFADVSGAMSRDAGTLDHVVLNALGGHVGDRERVTAPRATPHHTGPDDRAPASDNLLLDADAEQEAVLARIAAGHSLTVSTLPGTGGTQTVINALGELVRGGKRVLVVSARRSTLDGVRHRLAGIGLDSLAISPASVRRDLVRAIGRNEKATAPKVSDVDDALVRLRTVLRDYRQALIAPAAGMDASVLDATRQLTRLASLPVPPSTTARLGVEALRRLAADRSDAAAALAQAARLGEFRFGPNDSPWYGVTFSSTEAARAAHELAGRLHGDSVPALLERGYELIAQTHMRPFATIDELGEYLRLLQGIRDSLDRFSPTVFERPLGELIQAHGSRRDAPGLSGANRRRLRRLAKEYVRPGVHVTEMHEALLRIQTQRTQWQRFVEAGVAPEIPLGLADVYVAWQRVEAELAELDAALGRREPLASLPVARLVRTLAGLAAKSDVFENLVERAQLRDRLALLGLEPLLAELSVRHVSESQVGEELEFAWWQSFLERALQDNRALLGANTAVVDRLERDFRLVDEAHAAMAGPLLAWQLANQWRIAIVDEPQQSQHLRRALTQSAATTAQVVSAAPTLVDVLAPVWISSPYLVPEIPESVEFDTVLLVDAAAINLAEAAPAIRRARQIVAFGDPVTQRPTPFHIAVDPEESWEAEVPFDDVSVFERLSELLPVMTLTRSYRAGGEDLAELINDAFYGGEIVSLPWAGSYLGRGSLTVDYVEGGTGTPDPISGAVESPDAEVARVVTLVVEHAVHRPAESLMVVTASARHAERVRAAVTSAFAGRSDVADFVGRDTAEPFAVLTLEESVAESRDRVIFSLGFGLTKHGRVLSDFGDLSTPDGERLLTVGMTRARRSMVLVSSIRPSSFDDGRLEHGAATLMSILGGLAARSRDARLEDLADPLTLALARELRRLGASVDVDYRGLLPLVAQHGGKAVVIESDPETRGESLRETLRLRPHVLRRLGWHYVRVHAFDLYSDPATAARRIAAVLGISDTAPRVENDTQPIDLADREHD